The window TCCCCAACCCGGTCGCGGGACGTTCGACGCTTGACGAGGTGCTCGCCCACAACGCCGCCGGACACCCGGACGGCCGCGCGCTCGTGGACGCCGCCCTGCCCTTCGCGGGCGCCTGGCGCGAGGTGGACCGGGCGGTCTCCGCGCTCGCCGCGCGCTTCGCCGCCTGGCGGCTGAGCCCGGACGCCGCGGTCGGCGTGCAGATGGGGTCGAGCGCCGAGGGCGCGCTCGTCATCGCCGCGCTGTGGCGCGCCGGCCTGATCCCCGCCTTGCTTCCCCTGCCCTGGCGGCGTCGCGAGATCGCGGCCGCGCTCGACGCCGTGCGCGCCGAGGCGATCGTCGCGGTCACCGAACGGTCCGGCCTGAAGGCCGCGGAGAACGCGTGCGAAGCGGCCGTCGGCCTCGAACGGATTCGCTTCATCGGCTCGTTCGGCGCGAACCCGCCGGACGGCGCGACGCCGCTCGACGCCGCGCTCGCCGAACCCGCGACTCCGTTCGAGCGGGCCGGCCGGCCGGACGACGCCGCCGACCATGTCGCGGTGATCAGCTTCGAACTCGGCGCCGTGCCCGTCGCCCGCACCCACAACGAGCTCGTGGCGGCAAGCCTCGGCGCGCTGCTCGCGTCGCAGCTCGACGCCTCCGGCCGGCTGCTGTCCACGCTCGACCTCGGCGGCCTCGCAGGCCTCGCCACCGGCCTCGCGCCCTGGCTGCTGGCGCGGTCCGCCGCGACCTTCCACCAAGCCTCGACGACAGCCGCCTTCGCCGCCGCCGCGCGCGCCCTCGACGCGACCCACGTTGCGGCGCCCGGCCGGGCGCTGGAGCGGCTCGTGGGCGACGGCGCGCTGGGCGGGACCATGCCCGACGCGCTGATCGCGGTCTGGCGCGCGCCCGATCCCCGCAGCGGGGCCTCCGCCTCCGGCCTGACCACGGCCGCGACGCTGGTCGACGTCACCCTGTTCGGCGAGCTCGGCCTCTTCGCCGCCGCCCGCAAGGCGCCGACCCGGCCCGTGGCGACGGCCCTTGGCCCGATCGCGCCGGAGGGGCTTGCGCCCCTGATCGAGACGCAGGTGACGCCCGACGGACGGCTGCTGGTGCGCGGCCCCGCCTGCCCCGGCGGCCGCTTCCTCGCCGCCGGCGGCGCGCGGCTGACCCACGACGCGGACGGCTTCGTCGACACCGGCCTCGTCGGCATCGCCGACCGCACCGCCGGCCAGATCTCGCTCGGCGGCCGACGCC is drawn from Methylopila sp. 73B and contains these coding sequences:
- a CDS encoding AMP-binding protein, with the protein product MRLPAASNEPLPNPVAGRSTLDEVLAHNAAGHPDGRALVDAALPFAGAWREVDRAVSALAARFAAWRLSPDAAVGVQMGSSAEGALVIAALWRAGLIPALLPLPWRRREIAAALDAVRAEAIVAVTERSGLKAAENACEAAVGLERIRFIGSFGANPPDGATPLDAALAEPATPFERAGRPDDAADHVAVISFELGAVPVARTHNELVAASLGALLASQLDASGRLLSTLDLGGLAGLATGLAPWLLARSAATFHQASTTAAFAAAARALDATHVAAPGRALERLVGDGALGGTMPDALIAVWRAPDPRSGASASGLTTAATLVDVTLFGELGLFAAARKAPTRPVATALGPIAPEGLAPLIETQVTPDGRLLVRGPACPGGRFLAAGGARLTHDADGFVDTGLVGIADRTAGQISLGGRRRGVAQVGGVALALAEADAAMAAVGLPGSVSVEDDAVLGGRLRLEAAGGRSVTETEAADALSEAGFGVAFAPLTTPAERARLTA